Proteins co-encoded in one Marinomonas sp. IMCC 4694 genomic window:
- a CDS encoding cation:proton antiporter — MNAWYLICFLSALAVFIAFSNQYILKMQTTIAITTGSVVISLLLILAVKMLGDETALFITQVVSGIDFNQLLLKGMLGFLLFAGALEIDLAALKRQRWEITILVLFSTLVSTFIVGYLSYYIFALLSFPVPFIYCLLFGALISPTDPIAVLAIIKQMRAPQGISIQVEGESLFNDGVGLVIFTTIFAVAFYGTEASFQEIAELFLVDAIGGIVFGLVIAVVGHFVIINCKDINTRLLVTLTIPSAGFALANIWEISGALAMVTSGILLGNITRAKASKKRGPDGTRYVKDFWHATDSFLNALLFLIIGMLIVTMPLSWEIIGLGLVMVPVVLLARFISVGSPYLIFKRFRQYDKHSVKILTWGGLRGGLALAMAAAIPSNQITVEDMDLHDIMVIITYVVVIFSIIVQGLTISPLIQKSIQAAEAKAKSIK; from the coding sequence ATGAACGCTTGGTATCTCATTTGCTTTCTTTCGGCATTAGCGGTTTTCATCGCTTTTTCCAACCAATACATTCTAAAAATGCAAACCACCATTGCCATTACCACCGGGTCGGTGGTGATTTCATTGTTGCTCATTCTGGCGGTCAAAATGCTGGGAGACGAAACCGCGCTGTTTATCACACAAGTCGTCTCTGGAATAGATTTCAATCAGCTCCTTTTAAAAGGCATGTTAGGTTTTTTATTGTTTGCAGGCGCATTAGAAATTGACTTAGCGGCACTTAAACGACAACGCTGGGAAATCACGATTTTAGTCCTTTTTTCTACGCTGGTTTCCACCTTTATTGTCGGTTACTTAAGCTACTACATTTTTGCTTTATTGAGTTTTCCCGTGCCATTCATTTATTGCTTACTGTTTGGAGCTTTAATTAGCCCAACAGATCCGATTGCAGTTTTGGCTATTATTAAGCAAATGCGCGCTCCACAGGGCATTTCAATTCAAGTGGAAGGGGAATCTTTGTTTAACGATGGTGTGGGTTTGGTTATCTTTACCACGATTTTTGCCGTTGCGTTTTATGGCACTGAGGCCAGCTTCCAAGAAATCGCCGAGCTGTTTTTGGTCGATGCCATTGGTGGCATTGTATTTGGTCTGGTCATTGCTGTAGTGGGGCATTTTGTCATCATCAATTGCAAAGACATTAACACGCGCTTATTGGTCACTCTGACCATTCCGTCAGCGGGTTTTGCCCTTGCTAATATCTGGGAAATCTCTGGTGCGTTAGCCATGGTGACCAGCGGCATTTTATTAGGCAATATTACTCGTGCTAAAGCCTCTAAAAAGCGCGGACCCGATGGCACTCGTTATGTAAAAGACTTTTGGCACGCCACGGACAGTTTTTTAAACGCTCTACTCTTCCTGATTATCGGTATGCTCATCGTTACCATGCCGCTGAGTTGGGAAATCATCGGGTTAGGCTTGGTGATGGTGCCGGTTGTATTGCTGGCGCGCTTTATCAGCGTCGGTAGCCCATATCTTATATTCAAGCGTTTTCGTCAATACGATAAACACTCTGTAAAAATATTAACGTGGGGCGGCTTACGGGGCGGTCTGGCACTCGCTATGGCAGCGGCCATCCCTTCTAACCAAATTACGGTAGAAGACATGGACTTACACGACATCATGGTTATTATTACTTATGTCGTGGTTATTTTCTCGATCATTGTACAAGGCTTGACCATCTCACCGCTGATACAAAAAAGCATTCAAGCCGCTGAAGCAAAAGCCAAATCCATTAAGTAA
- the rluF gene encoding 23S rRNA pseudouridine(2604) synthase RluF produces MFTSSSTRLNKYISESGICSRRDADRFIEQGNVFINGKRAKVGDQVVAGDTVRVNGQIIEPQDADDFVFIVLNKPVGIVSTTESSEKNNIVDFVSHGVRIFPIGRLDKDSQGLIFLTNNGDLVNKVLRAGNNHEKEYLVTVNKPITEDFIAGLAGGVPILGTMTKKCPVKKVTANVFNITLVQGLNRQIRRMCEHFGYDVVKLERTRIMNVSLKGVPVGEWRDLTQKELSVLLKAVEDSSSEITTPAKKSRQAPKKAHKPNASLKPVAAPKGNTKHPSKPPKADDRKSGGANSKHKRPFADSKKSTGKAQRPASRSNPNSSRPAKHKGQSKAR; encoded by the coding sequence ATGTTTACTTCTTCCTCCACCCGTTTAAATAAATACATCAGCGAAAGTGGCATTTGTTCGCGTCGAGATGCGGATCGTTTCATTGAACAAGGCAATGTCTTTATTAATGGCAAGCGTGCCAAAGTTGGCGATCAAGTGGTTGCAGGAGACACGGTTCGGGTCAATGGTCAGATTATTGAGCCTCAAGACGCCGACGATTTTGTCTTTATTGTACTGAATAAACCCGTGGGTATAGTCAGTACGACGGAAAGCAGTGAGAAAAATAATATCGTTGATTTCGTGAGCCATGGAGTACGAATTTTTCCCATAGGACGCCTAGATAAAGACTCCCAAGGGCTGATCTTTTTAACGAATAATGGCGACTTGGTGAACAAAGTATTGCGCGCGGGCAACAATCACGAAAAAGAATATCTGGTTACAGTGAATAAACCTATAACAGAGGATTTTATCGCAGGTTTGGCAGGTGGTGTGCCTATTTTAGGAACCATGACCAAAAAATGCCCAGTCAAAAAAGTCACCGCTAATGTATTTAACATTACCTTAGTACAAGGTTTGAATCGACAAATTCGTCGGATGTGCGAGCACTTTGGCTACGATGTTGTGAAGTTAGAACGCACTCGAATCATGAATGTGAGCTTAAAAGGGGTTCCCGTTGGAGAGTGGCGTGATTTAACGCAAAAGGAATTGTCCGTATTATTAAAAGCGGTTGAAGACTCCTCGTCTGAAATAACCACACCCGCAAAAAAATCTCGACAAGCCCCCAAAAAAGCCCATAAACCCAATGCTTCACTGAAACCTGTCGCTGCACCAAAAGGCAATACCAAGCATCCATCAAAGCCACCCAAAGCCGATGACCGCAAATCAGGTGGGGCTAATAGTAAACATAAACGACCCTTTGCAGACAGCAAAAAATCAACCGGAAAGGCCCAACGTCCAGCGAGCCGATCCAACCCTAATAGTTCGCGCCCCGCCAAACATAAAGGTCAATCAAAGGCGCGTTAG
- a CDS encoding GNAT family N-acetyltransferase, whose amino-acid sequence MPNKPFLIRNAVLDDAPALLDIFRQCEPLVNNSDSRHGTGLIDVMDWLDNASEQHPMLVVEHQKKAIAWCSLEPFYGLPAFDLACEISLYVRPDWQRKGIGRRLFQYLEAQRAVLKFTHLVAYIYASNLNSRAFFKRQGFEEWGLLPNIAQNQDTQDDVFLFGIQYLPLS is encoded by the coding sequence ATGCCTAATAAGCCGTTTCTTATACGCAATGCGGTACTGGACGATGCGCCCGCATTGCTGGATATTTTTCGGCAATGCGAGCCGCTCGTTAACAATTCAGACTCTCGTCATGGAACTGGGTTAATCGACGTGATGGATTGGTTAGACAATGCGTCAGAACAGCACCCGATGCTGGTGGTAGAGCATCAAAAAAAAGCCATTGCTTGGTGTTCACTTGAGCCCTTTTATGGGTTGCCCGCCTTTGATTTAGCCTGTGAAATTAGTCTGTATGTTCGGCCAGATTGGCAGAGAAAAGGCATAGGGCGTCGGTTATTTCAGTATCTAGAAGCGCAACGAGCCGTGCTCAAGTTTACTCATCTTGTTGCTTACATTTACGCGAGTAACTTGAACAGCCGGGCATTTTTTAAACGTCAAGGCTTTGAAGAGTGGGGGCTCTTGCCCAATATTGCCCAAAACCAAGATACTCAAGACGATGTATTTTTGTTTGGAATACAATATTTACCTCTTTCTTAA
- a CDS encoding DUF2333 family protein, with product MSWLRRKFKAVKPNVNTSGMGKVTVSVVVCIVVVFSVVGVYWSSEPDPFDVVATAKEKAAAQGYLNNSKQLVVGYTTASTLHTIVQTLLDKPGGFITNDIMPPGLLMDNMPAWEFGVLVQSRDLARAFRKEFSRSQSQSTEDVNLKIAEPQFNFDTKSWALPSSESEYRRGNKELMGYLNRLAGETSNTSKAQFYARADNLSDWLSDVSTRLGSLSQRLSASVIDESAQQAETDENNRYVRTPWSKIDDVFYEARGTSWALVHILRAVEVDFFFTLQDKNALVSLRQIIRELEATQASIWSPMILNGSGFGLLANHSLVMASYVSRANTAIIDLRRLLEQG from the coding sequence ATGTCGTGGTTAAGGCGTAAATTTAAAGCGGTTAAGCCGAACGTAAATACATCAGGGATGGGCAAAGTGACGGTTTCGGTGGTGGTGTGTATTGTCGTCGTATTCAGTGTCGTAGGCGTGTATTGGAGTAGTGAACCAGATCCGTTCGATGTGGTAGCGACAGCGAAAGAAAAAGCCGCTGCACAAGGGTATCTCAATAACAGTAAGCAACTTGTCGTGGGTTACACTACCGCAAGTACTTTGCACACTATTGTACAAACGTTACTCGATAAGCCGGGAGGGTTCATTACTAACGATATCATGCCGCCGGGTTTATTAATGGATAATATGCCAGCGTGGGAATTTGGTGTCTTGGTGCAATCACGAGATTTAGCCAGAGCCTTTCGTAAAGAATTTAGTCGGTCTCAGTCTCAATCTACTGAAGATGTAAACCTTAAGATCGCTGAGCCACAGTTTAATTTTGATACTAAAAGCTGGGCATTACCCTCTAGTGAAAGTGAATACCGTCGCGGTAATAAAGAATTAATGGGGTATTTGAATCGCTTAGCAGGAGAAACATCCAACACCAGCAAGGCGCAATTTTATGCCCGCGCGGACAACTTATCAGATTGGCTGTCAGACGTTAGTACGCGCTTAGGCAGCTTGTCTCAGCGTTTATCGGCGAGTGTGATTGACGAGTCAGCGCAGCAGGCAGAAACAGACGAGAACAATCGATATGTGCGCACACCTTGGTCAAAAATAGACGATGTTTTTTATGAAGCGCGCGGCACCAGCTGGGCTTTAGTGCACATATTACGAGCGGTAGAAGTGGATTTTTTCTTTACTCTGCAAGACAAAAATGCCCTTGTTAGCTTGCGTCAAATCATTCGTGAACTAGAAGCAACGCAAGCAAGCATCTGGTCCCCCATGATTCTTAATGGCAGCGGCTTTGGTTTGTTGGCAAATCACTCTTTGGTGATGGCGTCTTATGTGTCTCGTGCCAATACGGCAATCATTGATTTACGCCGTTTATTGGAACAAGGTTAA
- the dsbD gene encoding protein-disulfide reductase DsbD produces the protein MIGSLHRSLCTVKYRFTIYSTGLIELIISRRLIAFFYLLTLGSVCHAFTFGPTSTLTEPDFLPVEKAFALTISPPKEGKLDAIWSIENGYYLYQEQFSLSGDQARKLRFAVFAEGETKRDPYFGDVIIYRNQFTLPIHYDTTLAPGTLIKAVLSFQGCADRGLCYAPQKVPLEFTVPLLSGTETNDYKPSLTRPSPIVSDSALSPSQAQSVSQMLNSNNIASTLLAVFGLGLLLALTPCVLPMVPIVSAIVVGTRHSKLGALYYSTIYVIGMALSYAAIGGLVGVFGTQLNLQAQLQNPILLSVSALLFVLLALAMFDVYQLSLPSSWQQRLQLTSASNDSSWRNSVSIFFAGVLSTLIVSPCVSAPLAGALLYIGAQGNAWYGAIMLFVMALGMGIPLLIVGLFGPKILPKNGEWLQDIKVIMGFSLLAMAVWLATRWLPFYTHLYLWGTLAVSASGYFFHRNSHIPSHPVRWFLALMLLIIGIMEILGGATGSHRPLAPLKHLTDNNASTVESANLFDETITRLEELDAIIAKQDGRPIVLDLYADWCVSCKVIEDMFLSPEIRPKMHKIQLIRVDVTNNSPDNKALMKKFNLFGPPSLVFLDKQGKERTTLTIMGQPSKTLLNQRIETILSLD, from the coding sequence TTGATTGGTAGTCTACACCGTTCACTTTGTACGGTGAAATACAGATTTACTATTTACTCAACGGGCCTTATTGAATTGATTATTTCACGGCGTTTAATTGCTTTTTTTTATTTACTGACGCTTGGCAGTGTTTGCCACGCCTTCACCTTTGGCCCCACATCGACACTCACTGAACCGGACTTTTTACCGGTTGAAAAAGCGTTTGCGTTGACAATTAGCCCTCCCAAAGAGGGCAAACTTGACGCCATTTGGAGCATTGAAAATGGCTATTATTTATATCAAGAACAATTTAGTTTGTCAGGTGATCAAGCCCGCAAACTTCGTTTCGCAGTGTTCGCTGAGGGTGAAACAAAACGGGACCCCTATTTTGGCGACGTTATTATCTACCGCAATCAATTTACTTTACCCATCCATTACGACACCACCTTAGCGCCTGGTACCCTCATAAAGGCAGTTTTATCTTTTCAAGGCTGTGCAGACAGGGGCTTGTGTTACGCCCCACAAAAAGTCCCTTTGGAATTTACTGTCCCACTTCTTTCTGGAACAGAGACTAATGACTATAAACCTTCACTGACAAGACCATCGCCCATCGTTTCGGATAGCGCGCTTTCGCCTTCGCAAGCGCAATCGGTCAGCCAGATGCTGAACAGTAATAACATCGCTTCTACTTTATTGGCTGTATTTGGGCTGGGTTTATTGCTTGCCCTTACGCCTTGCGTTTTGCCTATGGTGCCCATCGTCAGTGCCATTGTTGTGGGGACACGACATTCAAAATTAGGCGCACTATATTACAGTACGATTTACGTCATTGGCATGGCACTTTCGTACGCTGCCATCGGTGGATTAGTGGGTGTTTTTGGCACCCAACTCAATCTTCAAGCTCAGCTTCAAAACCCTATATTGTTGTCGGTCAGCGCACTGCTTTTTGTGTTGTTGGCACTGGCGATGTTTGATGTGTATCAGCTCAGCTTACCCTCTTCTTGGCAACAGCGTCTGCAACTGACCAGCGCATCAAACGACTCATCTTGGCGTAATAGTGTCAGCATTTTTTTCGCAGGCGTATTATCTACCTTGATCGTATCGCCTTGCGTTTCCGCGCCACTGGCAGGCGCATTGCTCTATATTGGAGCGCAAGGTAACGCCTGGTATGGTGCCATAATGCTGTTTGTTATGGCATTGGGTATGGGTATTCCGCTGCTAATCGTCGGTTTGTTTGGTCCCAAAATCTTACCCAAAAATGGTGAGTGGTTACAGGACATCAAAGTCATTATGGGCTTTAGCTTACTGGCGATGGCAGTTTGGCTGGCCACGCGCTGGTTGCCTTTTTATACTCATCTTTACCTTTGGGGAACACTTGCTGTTTCGGCAAGTGGTTACTTTTTCCATCGCAATAGTCATATTCCATCGCACCCTGTTCGCTGGTTCCTTGCGTTAATGTTGTTAATCATAGGAATCATGGAGATCCTAGGTGGTGCAACAGGAAGTCATCGCCCTTTGGCGCCTTTAAAACACTTAACCGATAACAACGCCTCTACGGTAGAAAGTGCGAACCTTTTTGATGAGACAATTACCCGCTTAGAAGAGCTCGATGCCATTATTGCCAAACAGGACGGTCGACCCATTGTTCTTGACCTGTACGCCGACTGGTGCGTTAGCTGCAAAGTGATTGAAGACATGTTTTTGTCGCCCGAAATAAGGCCCAAAATGCACAAAATCCAGCTAATCAGAGTCGATGTCACGAATAATTCACCAGACAACAAAGCGCTAATGAAAAAATTCAATCTGTTTGGCCCGCCATCCTTAGTATTTTTAGACAAACAAGGAAAAGAGCGCACCACTTTGACGATCATGGGTCAGCCAAGTAAAACCTTGTTAAATCAACGCATAGAGACCATTCTTAGCCTAGACTAG
- the accB gene encoding acetyl-CoA carboxylase biotin carboxyl carrier protein: MDIRKIKKLIELLEESNVYEIEIKEGEEAVRISRGGAPVHAPMMAAPMMAAPAAAPTPTAAPEAPTAIAGHCVNSPMVGTYYKSSAPGAKPFIEVGQKVNIGDTICIVEAMKMMNQIEADKSGTIGAILVEDGEPVEFDQPMITIL; the protein is encoded by the coding sequence ATGGACATTCGTAAAATCAAAAAACTAATCGAGCTTTTAGAAGAATCTAACGTCTACGAAATTGAAATCAAAGAAGGTGAAGAAGCGGTTCGTATTAGTCGTGGTGGTGCACCGGTTCATGCACCTATGATGGCGGCTCCCATGATGGCCGCTCCAGCTGCAGCTCCAACACCTACCGCCGCGCCAGAAGCGCCTACCGCCATTGCGGGTCATTGTGTCAATTCTCCTATGGTGGGTACTTACTACAAATCTTCTGCTCCAGGTGCAAAACCTTTTATAGAAGTGGGTCAAAAAGTGAACATCGGTGATACCATCTGCATCGTTGAAGCCATGAAAATGATGAACCAAATTGAAGCCGATAAATCTGGCACCATTGGTGCGATTCTTGTTGAAGACGGCGAGCCCGTTGAATTTGACCAACCCATGATTACTATTCTTTAA
- the accC gene encoding acetyl-CoA carboxylase biotin carboxylase subunit → MLDKVLIANRGEIALRILRACKELGIKTVAVHSKVDRDLLHVRLADESICIGPNPSAQSYLNIPAIISAAELTDTSAIHPGYGFLAENADFAEQVERSGFTFIGPKAETIRLMGDKVSAIKAMKAAGVPTVPGSNGPVPSDPEECLRVANDIGFPVIIKAAAGGGGRGMRVVHNEGSLLKSISITQSEAGSYFGDSTVYMEKFLQNPRHVEVQVLADGQGNAVHLYDRDCSLQRRHQKVLEEAPAPMLNEESRQACLKACVDACIKINYRGAGTFEFLYEDGNFYFIEMNTRVQVEHPVTEMVTGVDIVKEQLRIASGLKLSFKQEDIKLNGHAVESRINAEDSKTFMPCPGKVEYFHAPGGMGVRVDSHLYSGYTVPPTYDSMIAKIICHAPDRTAALKRLSGALDETFIDGIKTNIALQKDLVNDANFIAGGVNIHYLEKKLGL, encoded by the coding sequence ATGCTAGACAAAGTATTGATTGCTAACCGAGGCGAAATCGCGCTGCGCATTTTACGCGCGTGCAAAGAACTCGGGATCAAAACCGTTGCGGTTCATTCTAAAGTTGACCGTGACTTATTACATGTACGCCTTGCAGACGAATCCATCTGCATTGGGCCCAATCCATCGGCACAGAGCTATTTAAACATTCCAGCGATCATCAGCGCGGCTGAATTAACCGATACCTCTGCCATTCATCCAGGGTATGGATTTTTAGCGGAAAATGCCGATTTTGCAGAGCAAGTAGAGCGTTCTGGCTTTACATTCATTGGTCCAAAAGCCGAAACCATTCGTCTAATGGGCGACAAGGTGTCTGCCATCAAAGCGATGAAAGCGGCTGGCGTGCCAACGGTTCCGGGATCAAATGGCCCTGTACCTTCCGACCCTGAAGAATGCCTTCGTGTTGCCAATGACATTGGCTTTCCAGTGATCATAAAAGCCGCCGCTGGTGGGGGTGGTCGCGGTATGCGAGTGGTTCACAATGAAGGCAGCCTACTAAAGTCTATCAGCATCACTCAATCTGAAGCGGGTTCTTACTTTGGCGACAGCACGGTTTACATGGAGAAATTTCTTCAAAACCCTCGTCATGTTGAAGTGCAAGTGCTCGCTGACGGTCAAGGAAATGCCGTTCATTTATACGACCGAGATTGCTCATTGCAACGTCGTCACCAAAAGGTATTGGAAGAAGCTCCTGCACCAATGCTCAATGAAGAGTCACGTCAAGCGTGTCTTAAAGCCTGTGTCGATGCCTGCATTAAGATCAACTACCGTGGCGCGGGTACCTTCGAGTTCTTATACGAAGATGGCAATTTCTACTTCATTGAAATGAACACTCGCGTTCAAGTAGAGCATCCAGTTACGGAAATGGTAACCGGCGTGGACATCGTTAAAGAACAGCTTCGCATTGCCAGTGGCCTGAAATTATCTTTTAAACAAGAAGACATTAAACTAAATGGGCATGCGGTTGAATCTCGTATCAATGCAGAAGACTCTAAAACCTTCATGCCTTGCCCGGGTAAAGTGGAATATTTCCACGCTCCAGGCGGTATGGGCGTTCGTGTTGACTCCCATTTGTACAGCGGCTACACAGTGCCACCAACGTATGACTCCATGATTGCTAAAATTATTTGTCATGCTCCTGATCGTACTGCAGCGCTCAAACGCCTTTCTGGCGCATTAGACGAAACCTTCATTGACGGCATCAAAACGAATATTGCTTTGCAAAAAGACCTTGTCAATGACGCCAACTTCATAGCAGGTGGCGTAAATATCCATTATTTGGAGAAAAAACTCGGCCTTTAA
- the prmA gene encoding 50S ribosomal protein L11 methyltransferase, protein MPWLQIRIHTTPDHVPAFEDTLLDCGALVVTFEDVHDDPVYEPELNTTPLWKNTKITGLFEADADVENIRPVIEHKAQSIGEIDIDMKIEILEDKDWEREWMDSYHPIQFGERLWVCPSWREVPDENAITLMLDPGLAFGTGTHPTTALCLQWLDSIDCEGKTIIDYGCGSGILGIAGLLLGATNMVGIDIDPQAVQATQANAERNKIDPSRLDVKLPPYESDLQADIVVANILAGPLAHLAPTLSALVKKEGQLALSGILANQAQEVIEAYQEWFTIDSITEKEEWVRIVGTKHA, encoded by the coding sequence ATGCCTTGGCTTCAAATTCGTATTCACACCACCCCTGACCATGTTCCCGCCTTTGAGGACACGCTTCTTGATTGTGGTGCCTTGGTTGTTACCTTTGAAGACGTTCATGATGACCCAGTCTATGAACCAGAATTAAATACGACACCGTTGTGGAAAAACACCAAAATAACAGGCTTGTTTGAAGCCGATGCTGATGTAGAAAATATACGCCCTGTGATTGAGCATAAAGCACAATCTATTGGCGAAATAGACATCGACATGAAAATTGAAATACTCGAAGATAAAGACTGGGAACGAGAATGGATGGACAGCTACCATCCCATCCAATTTGGCGAACGCCTTTGGGTTTGTCCAAGCTGGCGCGAAGTACCCGATGAAAACGCCATTACCTTAATGCTTGACCCAGGTCTTGCTTTCGGCACAGGTACACACCCAACAACGGCACTTTGCCTTCAGTGGCTAGACAGCATTGATTGCGAAGGTAAAACCATCATCGATTACGGTTGTGGCTCTGGTATTCTTGGTATTGCTGGTTTATTACTTGGCGCAACCAACATGGTGGGTATCGACATTGACCCTCAGGCCGTCCAAGCGACACAAGCCAATGCGGAACGCAACAAGATCGACCCAAGCCGATTAGACGTTAAATTGCCACCTTACGAATCTGACTTGCAGGCCGACATCGTAGTGGCTAACATTCTGGCCGGCCCATTGGCACATTTGGCGCCGACCCTTTCAGCCTTAGTTAAAAAAGAAGGTCAATTGGCGCTTTCCGGCATACTCGCCAACCAAGCCCAAGAAGTAATTGAGGCGTATCAAGAGTGGTTCACTATTGACTCTATTACAGAAAAAGAAGAATGGGTACGCATTGTCGGAACCAAACACGCATAA
- a CDS encoding zinc-ribbon and DUF3426 domain-containing protein, producing the protein MANSLITRCPKCSTAFRVSDDVLSMAKGKVRCGQCFHIFDASTPTTHNKVQPDTNRSTQTEPLAKTASDSAIKAVEPNTGEEDINPDWLDTLLDDEETQASNKAKQNATPELAPKNTDIHASKAEDNTHSEESYRYKETSPPSSANTFPVEEPSKAPSAEKKQNEPAPWEVELAEVEAALKAAPADPQVSQHNTAPPPRASARKVKTAVIEEPDYMTALHSLAQTAAEQTHPSDLQAQHSILDQLSAQQSLGPLLDESTEQPNEKKTHSWLWLFASMLGLSVLLAQVTTQYFEEGSRSSNFRALYQTICSYSGCVLPTFEDVSAVSIQHVRIQSHPSIENALLVNAIITNTSAFSQPMPKIALEFFDLNGLPVAARLFAPSDYLHKDFLDITYMPPNTPIHLVIPIHDPGARAVTHQLKAFPTDTRSY; encoded by the coding sequence ATGGCCAATAGCTTAATCACCCGTTGCCCTAAATGTTCAACGGCATTTCGTGTAAGCGATGACGTATTAAGCATGGCCAAGGGTAAAGTCCGATGCGGCCAGTGCTTTCACATCTTTGACGCCAGCACACCCACAACTCACAACAAAGTCCAACCTGACACCAACCGTTCAACACAAACGGAACCCTTAGCAAAAACCGCCAGTGACAGTGCAATAAAAGCCGTTGAACCAAACACCGGCGAAGAGGACATAAACCCCGACTGGCTAGACACACTTTTAGACGACGAGGAAACCCAAGCATCGAACAAGGCCAAGCAGAATGCAACGCCCGAACTCGCCCCGAAAAACACTGACATCCACGCAAGCAAAGCTGAAGACAACACCCATTCGGAAGAATCTTATCGTTACAAAGAAACGTCGCCGCCAAGCTCAGCCAACACCTTTCCTGTAGAAGAACCTTCAAAAGCGCCCTCTGCTGAGAAAAAGCAAAACGAACCTGCGCCATGGGAAGTGGAACTGGCCGAAGTAGAAGCCGCTCTTAAAGCGGCACCCGCCGATCCCCAGGTGAGCCAACACAATACAGCTCCCCCCCCTCGTGCAAGCGCACGCAAAGTAAAAACGGCCGTGATAGAAGAGCCCGATTACATGACCGCTTTGCACTCTTTAGCACAAACCGCCGCCGAACAAACGCACCCCTCTGATCTTCAAGCTCAACACTCTATCTTAGATCAACTGTCTGCACAGCAAAGCTTAGGACCCTTGCTGGACGAAAGCACCGAACAACCCAATGAGAAAAAAACACACTCCTGGCTGTGGTTGTTTGCCTCCATGCTAGGGCTGAGCGTACTGTTAGCGCAAGTGACCACTCAGTACTTCGAGGAAGGCAGTCGGTCTTCAAACTTTAGAGCTCTTTATCAAACCATTTGCTCTTACTCTGGCTGTGTATTACCCACATTTGAAGACGTTAGTGCTGTTTCCATACAGCATGTACGCATACAAAGTCACCCCTCTATTGAAAACGCCCTACTGGTCAATGCCATCATCACCAATACTAGTGCTTTCTCTCAACCTATGCCTAAAATAGCACTTGAATTTTTTGATCTAAATGGACTCCCCGTAGCCGCTAGGTTATTTGCACCCAGCGACTATTTACACAAAGACTTCCTAGACATTACCTATATGCCACCGAATACACCGATACATTTGGTCATTCCCATACACGACCCTGGTGCGCGGGCAGTAACTCACCAACTCAAAGCGTTCCCGACAGACACACGTTCCTACTAA
- the dusB gene encoding tRNA dihydrouridine synthase DusB — protein MAFAIGPYCVDKPVILAPMAGVTDLPFRRLCHDQGAGLVVSEMVTSDVRLWNSSKSRHRLVHDAEVSPRSVQIAGGDPIMMAEAAQQNVELGAQIIDINMGCPAKKVCNKAAGSALLKDEALVREILESVVNSVSVPVTLKIRTGWSVDQKNGLMIAKMAEDIGIKALAVHGRTRECKFQGTAEYDTIAEIKHHLTIPVFANGDIKDAQSAKFVKDYTQADGVMIGRAAQGRPWIFREINHYLHTNELLPPPSLSEVRQLVLSHVSALHQFYGDYLGVRIARKHVGWYLQTLADNTQFRSLFNRIDTTQEQLDKLHEFFVCQ, from the coding sequence ATGGCATTTGCTATTGGTCCGTATTGCGTAGACAAACCGGTTATTCTTGCTCCTATGGCAGGTGTGACCGATTTGCCTTTTCGCCGCCTTTGCCACGATCAAGGCGCGGGGCTAGTCGTATCCGAAATGGTAACCTCTGATGTGCGACTGTGGAATTCAAGCAAAAGTCGCCATCGTTTAGTTCACGATGCAGAAGTCTCGCCGAGGTCAGTTCAGATTGCCGGTGGCGACCCTATAATGATGGCAGAAGCCGCTCAGCAAAATGTTGAGCTTGGCGCGCAAATTATTGATATCAATATGGGTTGCCCTGCCAAAAAAGTCTGCAACAAAGCCGCCGGCTCTGCATTATTAAAAGACGAGGCCTTAGTTCGTGAAATACTGGAGTCGGTTGTAAACAGTGTGTCTGTTCCTGTGACACTCAAAATCCGTACTGGGTGGAGCGTGGATCAGAAAAACGGTCTTATGATTGCAAAAATGGCTGAAGACATAGGCATCAAAGCTTTGGCCGTTCATGGAAGAACTCGCGAGTGTAAATTTCAAGGTACAGCTGAATACGACACGATCGCCGAAATTAAGCACCATTTGACCATTCCTGTTTTCGCAAATGGGGACATCAAGGACGCGCAGTCGGCGAAATTCGTCAAGGATTATACCCAAGCCGATGGCGTTATGATTGGTCGCGCGGCACAAGGAAGGCCGTGGATATTTCGTGAAATCAATCACTATTTACACACCAATGAATTGTTACCACCTCCGTCTTTGTCTGAGGTGAGACAGCTTGTACTAAGCCATGTGAGCGCCTTGCATCAGTTTTATGGTGATTATTTAGGCGTGCGAATCGCTCGCAAACACGTTGGATGGTACCTGCAAACGTTAGCGGATAACACTCAATTTCGTAGCCTGTTCAACCGTATTGATACTACGCAAGAGCAGCTTGATAAATTGCACGAGTTCTTTGTTTGCCAATAG